The Dyadobacter sp. 676 DNA window TTGACTACGTCGACTTTATTGAAATCATCCAGCATCGGGAAGCCGTCTTTGGTTTTGAATGCATTTACCAGGTTTTGCGATGGTTGGAAGAAGCCACAGCAGGTAGTCACACCACCTCCGCCGTAAGGGTAGTTCAATGTGGAACCGATATTGCCGTTTTCGCCGCCGGAGGCGCCATCGTTAACAGAATATTGTACTTCGAAAATCGACTCTGCATTGTTGTTCGTCACAGCTTTGAAATTGTCATGGTATTTGTCCATAAGCTTGTATTTACCGCTTTTGACAATCTCTTCGAGGAATGGCCTTGCCTCTTCGTATTTTTTCTGAAAAATATATGCTTTGGCCAGCGTTGCGCCCGCTGCATACTTGGTAGGGCGTCCCGGCTGAGCCTGGTTGACGGGAAGTACGTCGTAAGCAGCCTTCAGATCGTCGATGATGTTCGGCCAGATGTCCCTGTCATTGGGGATTTTGGTGCTTTCAAGGTCGTTCGGATTATATATTTTTTCGTCGATGTAAGGCACCATATTGAACATCTTTTTCAGCTCGAAATGGAAATGTCCGCGCAGGAACCGTGCTTCGGCTGTGATTTGCGCTTTTTCGGCATCGCTTGCGTCGGTCACCTTTGCCAGCACGTGCAGCACATCGTTCGCACGGGCGATACCATCGTACATTCCCCGCCATTTTCCGAGAAAGTAAATATTGGCCGGCAGGATCTGGTGTTGCTCGATCAGCGAAATAGCGGGCTGGTCACCGGCATTGGTGCCTTTATAGGCATCATCCGACGCTACGCTGCCGTAAACCCAGTTATCGGCACCTACCTGGTACGACCGGAACTGGCCACCGGAGGTTGCCCAGCCATCGAGCAGGGAGTATACCCCCACGAGCAGGGAGTTGACACCGGCTTTGTTGGTGAGAGTGGCTTCACCCAGCGATCCCTGTGGTTTGACGTCCAGGAACGAGTCGCTGCAAGAGCTGATCAGCCCAACGGAAAGAAGTATGGTTAGAGTGACAATCTTTTTCATTGATTCAGAATTTTAATGGCTTTTGTTTGGATTAGAAGCTCAGATTTACACCGACGATGAATTGTTTCGCCACCGGATAAGCGCCTCCGTCTACGCCGATCTGGCGGTCGCTACCTGTGTTATAGTTGCGCAGGTTAACTTCCGGATCCATTCCCGAATACTTCGTGATAGTGAAAAGGTTCTGGGTCTGCACGTAAATCCGGCTGGCGCCCAGGCCGAGCTTCGAGGTAACTACCTTAGGCAGGTTGTATGTCAGCTGGATGTTCTTCGCACGGAAATAGGAGCCGTTTTCGATGTAGTAGGTCGATGGCTGGATACTTACCTGATCTGAGGTTTTCAGCTGCGGCAGAATCGCGTCCGTTTTTCCGGGTTCCCACGATTGTTCCAAAACACGGCGGCTCTTCGCACCGAGGAAGGTGGGGAAGTCGGTGAAGTATTTGGTGTAATTGAAAATATCATTACCCTGTACTCCCTGCCCGAAGAACGCGAGGGTGAATGCTTTGTAATTCAGTGTTAAATTAAAACCATATGAGAAATCCGGGTGCGGGTTGCCAATAAAAGTGCGGTCGTTCTGGTCGATCTTCTTGTCGCCGTTTACGTCGCGGAAATGATAGCGTCCCGCCTTGTTCTCGTTAACGCTTCCGAATTGCAATGGCGCCGCCTTACCCTCTTCGTCACTCTGGAAAATGCCGTCGATAATATATCCATAGAACGAGGAAAGCGGATGGCCTTCCTGTGTCACGACGAAATCGGTGATCCGTTCGTCGTTGATCCCGAAGTATTTGGATTCCTTGTTACCGGTTGTTTTCAACACCTGGTTTCGGTAAAGGCTGATATTCGCGCCGACGGTGAATGAGAAATCCGAAGTGAGCTTGCTGTCGTAGCTGAGGCCCAGGTCGAAACCGCGGTTACGCATTTTACCGATATTCTGGAACGGCGCGGTAGCGACACCCAGCGAGTATTGCGGCTGGACCGGAAACAACATGTCCGTCGTAATACGCTGGTAAATATCGAACACTACGTCCAGCTTGTTATTCAGGACGCGGGCGTCGAAACCGAGGTTGGTAGACGTCGTAGTTTCCCATTTTGCCTTTATGTTACCGAACTGAGTAAGCTCATAACCCGGCTGGGCGGAGCTCCGCGAGCCGTTCAGGTCATAGAACGAGGTGATGGGGTTCAGGCTGAAAAGCGTGTAGGAGTTGTAATTACCGATTTCCTGGTTACCGGTTTGTCCCCATCCCGCGCGTAATTTCAGATAAGAAAGCCAGTTGACGCCCTTCATGAACTCTTCATCGGAGGCAATCCAGCCCGCGCTCGCAGCCGGGAAATACGCTACGCGGTAGGCAGGTGCGAAACGCGAAGAGCGGTCGCGGCGCAAAGTCGCATCGATCAGGTATTTGTTCTTGAATGCATAATTGATCTTTCCAAATTCCGAAGCCAGTGCCCAGCCGCCACCGGAACCGTTATTGGTCTGGCCGGCTGTACCTGCGCTCAGATAGCGGTTTTCGAGGTCCTCGATCAGGAACCGTGTGCGGCTCGCGTCGAAGTTTTCGAATTGGCTCTTGATGGACTCCGTACCAAGTAGAATGTTCAAACGGTGATTGTCCGCCAGATTTAGGTTGTAAGTCAGGGTGTTATACCAGGTCCATGTCAGCTCGTTATTATTCGTAGTCGTCATGGAATTGGAACCCCTGGCTTCCGGCGATTCGATATCCCGGATCGTGAAGTTCCGGAAGATATAGTTGTTATAATCGATACCAAAGCTGGTCTTGGCTGTCAGGTTCTTCAAGATATCCACCTCGGCATAGGCGTTCCCGAACAGGCGCATTTCCTTCTGTACATTGTCTTTATTGCGCCACAGGTCGCCCACCGGGTTACGGCTGTTACCCAGCTCCGAACCGCGTCCGCCCGCAAACTGGGTTCCTGTTACATCATAAACCGGAATGATAGGTTGCATGCGGTAGGCAAAAGTGGTGGGGTTACTTTCGTGGTTGTTACCCTCGGGCTGGTTCACGCGTTGCCCGTATGCAATCTGAAAGTTCTCACCGACCCGGATGCGCTTGTTGATATCGAATTCGGTATTGGCGCGCAGGCTGTAACGCTTGTATTTGGTGTAAATCATGATACCCTTCTGATCGAACATGTTGAGCGTCATGGCGTAGCGACCATTCTCATTGCCGCCCGAAACGCCCAGCTGGTGATTCTGGATGGGTGCGGGATCGAAGATTTCGTCCAGCCATTTGGTACCCTCTTTATTGGCCTTCGTAATAAGCCATTTCGTAGAGTTAAATGTAGCGGCGTCGATGTCCTTGCTGTAATTCACGTAGTTGCCGTTGGCGTCCTTGGCTACCCTGGGATCGTTCTCCTTAACGCCGGTCGGGAAAATGTAATCGGGGATTTCGGGTTTAGGCCCGTTGCCGTACTGGGCACTGCTCGGGTTGCCGTCTTTCAGGTCGCCCGAGTTGATTTTCGACTTCCAGTAGATGTTCGCCCAGTCTTCGGTACCCACCAGGTCCAGCATTTTGCCCGGACGCTGGGTGCCGAAGTACATATCGTAGGTAAATACCGGTTTGCCGACCTTGCCCCGGCGGGTCGTGATGATCACCACGCCGTTACCCGCCCTTGAACCGTAGATGGAAGCTGCCGATGCATCTTTGAGTATCTGCATATTTTCCACATCGTTCAGATTAAGGGTGTTCAGGTTGCCTTTGGTGGGAACGCCGTCCACGACATAAAGGGGAGAGTTGTCGTTGATCGTACCGAACCCGCGGATGCGGACCATCACGCCGCCTCCGGGGCTGTTCTCGTTGCCGACCGTCACACCGGCTACCTTGCCCTGCAAAGCCTGGCCGATATTGGTGGATGGCGTCGTGAGCAGTTGCTTGGCATCCAGGGAAGCCACCGCTCCCGTAATGTCGCGCTTGGACTGGGTACCATAACCCGTCACGACCACTTCGCTCAGGCTTTTGACGTCATCGCCAAGCGAAACGTTGATAATGGATTGAGAGCCGACAGTGACTTCCTGTTTGGCGAAACCGATGGAGGAGAAAACCAGGACCGCATCACCGGACTTGACGTCGATGGTGTAGCTTCCGTTCGCGTCGGTCACGGTCCCGGTGGTGGTGTTTTTCACCTGAACGTTGACACCCGGTAGCCCCTGGCCATCGGCAGCTGCAACGACCTTGCCGGTAACCCGGCGATCCTGGGCTTGTGCAGTAAAGGCCCCGGCTACACCAAGAACCATTACAAAAGCACGTAAAAGCTTTCGCAGTAGATGTTTGCGCATAAAAACAAATGGTAAAAGTGGATTGATAGAATTTGACTGTATTTTGATGGTTTTTGATATGAAATTACAAAATATGGTGACAAGTATGACTTGTTTTGGTATGATTTTGAGAATAAATATTAATGAACTGTTGGTTACTAATTATTGCTTCTTTGAAAAGTATAACTGTGCAAACGATTGCATCCAGAGTCAAAACTTGGAAAGAATCAATCCCCACAATGCTATACGTAATGTGCCGGCATCAAAAATATTTGCAACTCAAACCTTATTTTTGCGGTTATCTGATTACGCTTTATCATCATACAG harbors:
- a CDS encoding RagB/SusD family nutrient uptake outer membrane protein, whose translation is MKKIVTLTILLSVGLISSCSDSFLDVKPQGSLGEATLTNKAGVNSLLVGVYSLLDGWATSGGQFRSYQVGADNWVYGSVASDDAYKGTNAGDQPAISLIEQHQILPANIYFLGKWRGMYDGIARANDVLHVLAKVTDASDAEKAQITAEARFLRGHFHFELKKMFNMVPYIDEKIYNPNDLESTKIPNDRDIWPNIIDDLKAAYDVLPVNQAQPGRPTKYAAGATLAKAYIFQKKYEEARPFLEEIVKSGKYKLMDKYHDNFKAVTNNNAESIFEVQYSVNDGASGGENGNIGSTLNYPYGGGGVTTCCGFFQPSQNLVNAFKTKDGFPMLDDFNKVDVVNDQGIPSNNPNFTPETGPLDPRLDWTVGRRGIPYLDWGVHPGSNYIRDQAYAGPYSPKKHVMYRSDVGSNTFSGNPRLNANNYRMIRYSHVLLWLAEVEAQANNLEKAREYVNMIRKRAANPDGFVKTATGQAAANYSIKEYPAGHPYFASKDMAMKAIQFEHRLEFAMEGHRRFDLVRWGIAAQTLNAYYAVEGNKRTYLKGVQFEANKHEYFPIPSDEITYSQKNGQNVLIQNPNY
- a CDS encoding TonB-dependent receptor — its product is MRKHLLRKLLRAFVMVLGVAGAFTAQAQDRRVTGKVVAAADGQGLPGVNVQVKNTTTGTVTDANGSYTIDVKSGDAVLVFSSIGFAKQEVTVGSQSIINVSLGDDVKSLSEVVVTGYGTQSKRDITGAVASLDAKQLLTTPSTNIGQALQGKVAGVTVGNENSPGGGVMVRIRGFGTINDNSPLYVVDGVPTKGNLNTLNLNDVENMQILKDASAASIYGSRAGNGVVIITTRRGKVGKPVFTYDMYFGTQRPGKMLDLVGTEDWANIYWKSKINSGDLKDGNPSSAQYGNGPKPEIPDYIFPTGVKENDPRVAKDANGNYVNYSKDIDAATFNSTKWLITKANKEGTKWLDEIFDPAPIQNHQLGVSGGNENGRYAMTLNMFDQKGIMIYTKYKRYSLRANTEFDINKRIRVGENFQIAYGQRVNQPEGNNHESNPTTFAYRMQPIIPVYDVTGTQFAGGRGSELGNSRNPVGDLWRNKDNVQKEMRLFGNAYAEVDILKNLTAKTSFGIDYNNYIFRNFTIRDIESPEARGSNSMTTTNNNELTWTWYNTLTYNLNLADNHRLNILLGTESIKSQFENFDASRTRFLIEDLENRYLSAGTAGQTNNGSGGGWALASEFGKINYAFKNKYLIDATLRRDRSSRFAPAYRVAYFPAASAGWIASDEEFMKGVNWLSYLKLRAGWGQTGNQEIGNYNSYTLFSLNPITSFYDLNGSRSSAQPGYELTQFGNIKAKWETTTSTNLGFDARVLNNKLDVVFDIYQRITTDMLFPVQPQYSLGVATAPFQNIGKMRNRGFDLGLSYDSKLTSDFSFTVGANISLYRNQVLKTTGNKESKYFGINDERITDFVVTQEGHPLSSFYGYIIDGIFQSDEEGKAAPLQFGSVNENKAGRYHFRDVNGDKKIDQNDRTFIGNPHPDFSYGFNLTLNYKAFTLAFFGQGVQGNDIFNYTKYFTDFPTFLGAKSRRVLEQSWEPGKTDAILPQLKTSDQVSIQPSTYYIENGSYFRAKNIQLTYNLPKVVTSKLGLGASRIYVQTQNLFTITKYSGMDPEVNLRNYNTGSDRQIGVDGGAYPVAKQFIVGVNLSF